A genomic segment from Torulaspora globosa chromosome 3, complete sequence encodes:
- the PDA1 gene encoding pyruvate dehydrogenase (acetyl-transferring) subunit E1 alpha (ancestral locus Anc_8.246), translated as MLSASLKSHSAGVLRVGQGCLAGRRLLATVAKDRLNESDLVEIELPESSFEGYMLDVPDLKYTTTKGSLLQMYKDMIVIRRMEMACDALYKAKKIRGFCHLSVGQEAIAVGIENAITKRDTVITSYRCHGFTYMRGAPVQAVLAELMGRRAGVSYGKGGSMHMYAPGFYGGNGIVGAQVPLGAGLAFAHQYRNEDACSFTLYGDGASNQGQVFEAFNMAKLWNLPVVFCCENNKYGMGTSAARSSAMTEYFKRGQYIPGLKVNGMDILAVFQASKFAKDWCVSGNGPLVLEYETYRYGGHSMSDPGTTYRTRDEIQHMRSKNDPIAGLKMHLLELGIATEEEVKAYDKAARKYVDEQVELADAAPAPEAKLSILFEDVYVKGTETETLRGRITEDTWDFQKQGFANRD; from the coding sequence ATGTTGTCGGCGAGTTTGAAGAGTCACTCTGCGGGAGTTTTGCGTGTCGGCCAAGGGTGTTTGGCTGGGAGACGGCTGTTGGCGACGGTGGCGAAGGATAGGCTGAATGAGTCAGATTTGGTGGAGATCGAGTTGCCAGAGTCTTCTTTCGAGGGCTACATGCTGGACGTGCCGGATTTGAAGTATACGACGACGAAGGGATCGCTGTTGCAGATGTACAAGGACATGATTGTCATCCGGAGGATGGAGATGGCGTGTGATGCGCTGTACAAGGCTAAGAAGATACGCGGGTTCTGCCACCTGTCGGTGGGACAGGAGGCGATCGCGGTGGGGATCGAGAATGCGATCACGAAGCGGGACACGGTGATCACGTCGTACCGTTGCCACGGGTTCACGTACATGAGGGGCGCGCCCGTGCAGGCGGTCCTTGCCGAGCTGATGGGCAGAAGAGCGGGAGTGTCGTACGGGAAGGGAGGGTCGATGCACATGTACGCTCCCGGGTTCTACGGCGGGAACGGTATCGTCGGGGCGCAGGTGCCTCTCGGGGCCGGGCTGGCGTTTGCGCACCAGTACAGGAACGAGGACGCGTGCTCGTTCACGCTGTACGGGGACGGAGCGTCGAACCAGGGCCAGGTGTTCGAGGCGTTCAACATGGCCAAGCTGTGGAACCTGCCCGTGGTGTTCTGCTGCGAGAACAACAAGTACGGGATGGGCACGTCCGCGGCGAGATCCTCTGCGATGACCGAGTATTTCAAGCGCGGCCAGTACATCCCCGGGCTGAAGGTCAACGGCATGGACATCCTGGCCGTGTTCCAGGCGTCCAAGTTCGCCAAGGACTGGTGTGTCTCCGGGAACGGCCCGCTGGTGCTCGAGTACGAGACGTACAGATACGGCGGCCACTCCATGTCGGACCCCGGCACCACCTACAGGACCAGGGACGAGATCCAGCACATGAGATCCAAGAACGACCCGATCGCGGGGCTCAAGATGCATCTGTTGGAGCTGGGCATCGCTACCGAGGAGGAGGTCAAGGCGTACGACAAGGCCGCCAGAAAGTACGTCGACGAGCAGGTCGAGCTGGCCGACGCGGCGCCTGCTCCAGAGGCCAAGTTGTCCATCCTGTTCGAAGATGTCTACGTCAAGGGCACCGAGACCGAGACTTTGAGAGGCAGAATCACCGAGGACACCTGGGATTTCCAGAAACAGGGCTTCGCTAACAGAGATTAG
- the ARX1 gene encoding putative hydrolase (ancestral locus Anc_8.245) → MDLAVSREDSEILLKDRNVLEESVVDKYRTAGQICQTALKYVAGVINDSYHYGTAGRAVTVAELCLLGDAFLLGRLEQCYRNKVNERGIAVPTTIDVDQVASGWCPEVDDADNVASWNRNAPEAFRSSVTGVLRPGDLVKISVGVHIDGYTAQLSHTMVVYPVQEARPAGPLLGGKADAVAAAHIAMESVVALLACALAPEKLPRSLAADGSRNVSGALIRRVVDTVAQSYNCCVVPGSRVRRVRRFLAGQNEGIVAERDYKGVVWTESHQEAQLLAQVEQDAVEELTVAKRTAQQTASSTAIPTDDFIVREGEVYLIDLKMSPLADRSKRGLVTLELVDSYTGKSHRSDRLVARPGAFVRDFAQSHILKLKTSRQLLTKIDKQGVYPFKLSHLSSHLPLSAVEEAELNGLKQDLKSYRLGMSEISNNYLCVELPIQVAKWVPWDHILNSTNSNGNLSYDATAMALPGHELPLPKLGISALKLKSLVNSTNESAALPVARECSTVMLCGTDVSSSDKPELLRLTGGSKTCAPSWVHSSHELNGENPVVQGILQLSSLTKDKRFGLQLKETQPMKYLKEMDAMEL, encoded by the coding sequence ATGGATTTGGCGGTTTCTCGAGAGGATAGCGAAATTCTGCTGAAAGACAGAAATGTGCTGGAGGAAAGCGTGGTAGACAAGTACAGGACCGCAGGGCAGATATGTCAGACGGCGTTGAAGTATGTGGCGGGTGTGATCAATGATTCGTACCACTACGGGACCGCGGGGCGGGCGGTGACGGTGGCAGAGCTGTGTTTGCTCGGAGATGCGTTTTTGCTGGGCCGTCTGGAACAGTGCTACCGCAACAAGGTGAACGAGAGGGGCATTGCGGTGCCCACGACGATCGACGTGGACCAGGTGGCGAGTGGATGGTGTCCCGAGGTGGACGACGCAGACAACGTGGCGAGCTGGAACCGGAACGCGCCGGAGGCGTTCCGGTCGTCGGTGACCGGGGTGCTGAGACCGGGCGACCTGGTCAAGATCAGCGTCGGGGTGCATATCGACGGGTACACGGCGCAGCTGTCGCACACGATGGTGGTGTATCCGGTGCAGGAGGCGAGGCCTGCGGGCCCGCTGCTCGGAGGCAAGGCAGACGCGGTCGCGGCGGCGCACATCGCGATGGAGTCCGTGGTGGCTCTGCTGGCGTGCGCTCTGGCGCCGGAAAAGCTGCCTCGGTCGTTGGCCGCAGACGGCTCGAGGAACGTGAGCGGTGCGTTGATCAGGAGAGTCGTCGATACCGTTGCTCAGTCGTATAACTGCTGCGTGGTGCCGGGATCGCGTGTCCGGCGTGTGAGAAGGTTTCTTGCCGGCCAGAACGAGGGCATCGTGGCCGAGAGGGACTACAAGGGCGTTGTGTGGACGGAGAGCCACCAGGAGGCGCAGCTGCTTGCCCAGGTCGAGCAGGATGCCGTGGAAGAGCTGACGGTGGCCAAGCGTACCGCACAGCAGACCGCCAGCTCGACCGCGATCCCCACGGACGACTTTATCGTGCGAGAGGGCGAGGTGTACTTGATCGACCTTAAGATGAGTCCTCTGGCGGACCGCAGCAAGCGCGGACTGGTTACGTTGGAGCTGGTCGATTCGTACACGGGCAAGTCGCACAGGAGCGACAGACTGGTGGCTCGTCCAGGAGCGTTCGTGAGAGACTTCGCCCAGTCGCACatcctgaaattgaagactTCGAGGCAACTGCTAACCAAGATAGATAAACAGGGAGTGTATCCGTTTAAGCTGTCGCACTTGTCGTCGCACCTTCCTCTAAGTGCGGTCGAAGAAGCCGAATTGAACGGCCTGAAACAAGATCTCAAGTCGTACAGATTGGGTATGAGCGAAATATCCAACAACTATCTCTGTGTCGAATTGCCCATCCAGGTGGCCAAGTGGGTTCCATGGGACCACATCTTGAACTCGACAAATTCAAATGGTAACCTGAGTTACGATGCCACGGCAATGGCATTACCGGGCCATGAGTTGCCATTACCCAAACTTGGTATATCAGcgttgaagctgaagtCTTTGGTAAACTCCACCAACGAGTCGGCAGCCTTACCTGTGGCCCGCGAGTGCAGCACGGTCATGCTTTGCGGGACCGACGTCAGCTCCAGCGACAAGCCTGAGTTGCTAAGACTGACCGGTGGCTCCAAGACATGTGCACCAAGCTGGGTTCACTCGAGCCACGAGCTTAACGGCGAAAACCCAGTGGTACAGGGAATCCTCCAGCTGTCATCGTTGACCAAGGACAAGAGGTTCGGCCTGCAGTTGAAGGAGACGCAACCAATGAAGTATCTGAAGGAGATGGACGCCATGGAGCTGTAA
- the TVP15 gene encoding Tvp15p (ancestral locus Anc_8.244), translating to MSAVPPIFFKVANLTVGSLCLVASVSQLSYIAVNFNAFLLAIFGIALSAPIIYLEFKVPPNLYKFASFYFSFLGRGLAYILLSFLINFGGIFKILTTLLTFLLGVIYAIFQVLPQIEEPANFRGEAAPIAMGGDDDDDII from the coding sequence ATGTCAGCTGTACCTccaatcttcttcaaagtggcCAATTTGACCGTCGGATCCCTATGTCTGGTCGCTTCAGTGTCTCAGCTGTCCTATATCGCTGTCAACTTTAATGCCTTCCTGTTGGCGATCTTTGGTATCGCATTGTCCGCTCCAATCATATATCTGGAGTTCAAGGTCCCGCCAAACCTGTACAAATTTGCCTCGTTTTATTTCAGCTTCCTTGGGAGAGGCTTGGCCTACATCTTGCTGAGCTTCCTGATCAATTTTGGTGgcatcttcaagatcctCACCACGCTACTGACTTTCTTGCTGGGGGTGATCTATGCCATATTTCAGGTGCTACCCCAGATCGAGGAGCCTGCAAACTTCAGAGGCGAAGCAGCCCCCATTGCGATGGGCGGggacgacgacgacgataTTATCTAA
- a CDS encoding uncharacterized protein (ancestral locus Anc_8.243), with protein sequence MSVTREDYVYLAKLAEQAERYEEMVENMKSVASSGQELSVEERNLLSVAYKNVIGARRASWRIVSSIEQKEESKEKSEHQVKLIRTYRSKIESELTKISDDILSVLDSHLIPSATSGESKVFYYKMKGDYHRYLAEFSSGEVREKATSASLEAYKTASEIATTELPPTHPIRLGLALNFSVFYYEIQNSPDKACHLAKQAFDDAIAELDTLSEESYKDSTLIMQLLRDNLTLWTSDMSEAAQEDLSQQQQQPAAAPNADAPAEGQAPKQ encoded by the coding sequence ATGTCTGTGACTCGTGAAGATTACGTTTACTTGGCCAAGTTGGCGGAGCAAGCGGAGCGGTATGAGGAAATGGTCGAAAATATGAAGTCTGTGGCTTCCTCCGGCCAGGAGTTGTCGGTTGAAGAGCGTAACTTGCTTTCGGTTGCTTACAAGAACGTGATCGGTGCTCGTCGTGCGTCGTGGAGAATCGTGTCTTCCATAGAGCAAAAGGAGGAATCGAAGGAGAAATCCGAACATCAGGTTAAGTTGATCCGTACCTACCGTTCGAAGATCGAGTCTGAATTGACCAAGATTTCCGACGATATCTTGTCTGTGCTTGATTCGCACTTGATCCCTTCTGCCACGAGCGGGGAATCTAAAGTTTTCTACTACAAGATGAAAGGTGATTACCACCGTTATTTGGCGGAATTCTCGAGCGGTGAGGTTAGGGAGAAGGCTACCAGCGCTTCTTTGGAGGCTTACAAGACCGCGTCAGAGATTGCAACCACTGAACTGCCCCCAACTCATCCAATCCGTTTGGGTTTGgctttgaacttctctgTCTTCTACTACGAGATTCAAAACTCTCCAGACAAGGCGTGCCATTTGGCCAAGCAAGCGTTCGACGATGCCATCGCAGAGCTAGACACTCTATCAGAGGAATCCTACAAGGATAGTACGCTGATCATGCAATTGTTGAGAGATAACCTAACTTTGTGGACTTCAGACATGTCCGAAGCAGCTCAGGAGGACCTGTcacagcaacagcaacagcctgctgctgcccCCAACGCTGATGCTCCAGCCGAAGGCCAAGCTCCAAAGCAATAG